CCGCGTTTCAGATCAATGCGTGTTCGTCTGGCGATTATCAAACCGCGCGAGGACTTCACGCAATGACGTCCATTGTTGATCGTCACAATAGCGAACGCGGAAAGATACTTTTGTCGAGAGTCGCACCGCGATCGTCCGCGCCCATTCAGACCCGGCATTTTCACCCCAGACCTTGATCAGGAAAGGCTCGCCTCTGACCGGCACCGCCTGCATGACGAGGTCACTGGCTGAAGGTGGCGGGCTGGTCATTGGCACCCAACCCCGACGGTTCTGCCTCAGCCAGTTATTGAGGCCGGTAATCTGATCCTGCGTCAAGTCCTGCTGCTTCTGATCCGGCCCCTCCTCAATCATCGCCGTCGCGATGATCGGGATATGAACGGGTTTGAGAACCGGGACGGCAAATGACCAGATAATTGCCGTCGTCGTCAGGACAAGCGCGAGGAAACAAATGACAAGTATCGTTTCCTTACGCATCAAGTCTTCCTCTCTTTTGACCACTCCAATGTCGTGTCGATGATATAGCGCACTTCATCATCGGTTAGTTCAGGATGGAGAGGCAAAGAGAGGATGATTTCGCCCAACTTCTCGGATACGGGCAGGGGGATTTCGTTATTATGGTAGCTTGCATAGGCAGGTTGCCGATGAAGCGGTTTGGGGTAGTAAACGACACTCGGGATGCCGTGCGCTTTCAGCCAGCTCTGGAGGGAATCCCGCAATGCCATGGTTGGCAGAAGGATGCTGTAAATCGCCCACGCGCTCTGCGCACCGGCAACGCGTTGCGGTGTCTGGATGATTTCGGGCAGACCCGCATCATAAGCCCGTGCAATCGCCTCGCGCCGCGCCAGCTCCGCATCGAAAGCATCGAGCTTGGCGAGCAGAACAGCCGCCTGAAGCGTGTCCAGCCGGGCATTGAGGCCGATACGCTGGACGTCATAACGATTCTGCCCCTCACCATGGGAGCGCAGAGAGCGATATAACGACGCCAACCCTTCATCATCCGTCAGGATCGCGCCGCCATCCCCATAACCACCTAACGGCTTTGACGGGAAAAATGAAAGCGTTGTGGCGCGCGCTTCACGCCCGAGTTTCCGCCCCTTATAGCTTCCGCCGAAAGCCTGCGCGCAATCATCGACAAGTGTCAGTTTATGTCGATCGGCGATGATTTTCAGTTCATCCCACGGGGCAGGCTGGCCGAATAAATCAACGCCGATAATGGCCCGGGGCCGCCATTGCCCGTCCCGCAAAGTGGCGGCGATGCGCGCTTCAAGATGTGCTGGGTCAATCTGGAATGTCCGCGCATCAACATCCACAAAAACGGGCACAGCGCCGAGGAGAAGAACAATTTCCGCCGTTGCGGTGTAAGTAAAAGCCGGAAGGAAGACGGCATCACCCGGCCCGATGCCCTCACCCATCAGCACAGCGAGAAGCGCATCTGTCCCGGAGGAAACACCTATGGCATGGCGGGCACCGGCATAAGCGGCGAGGCGTTCTTCCAGCTCTGTCACCTCAGGGCCGAGGACAAATTTGCAGTGCGCCATCACCGCGTCAACGCGTCGCGTCAGTGCCTCACCAAGTCGCGCTCTTTGACGGGGAAGGTCAAGGAAAGCAATCTCTCTGCGTTGTGTCATTGGTCAGGTCCTTGTGGGAGGGGTGTCGCAATGATGATGCTGATATCATCTTGCGACCCAGGCGTCTCCACTCGGATTATGCACAAATTCCGGAACAAGCTTCTGTAGAAATGTCAGCGCCTCTTTATGCGCATTGTCGTGACAGAGCTGTTCCAGCCTGTCGAGAACAGCGCAGACATCCGCCAGGTCAGCAACACGCGGCGTCGCGATCAGCAATCCCGGCATATCCGTGATGTGCGATGTTTCACCAATATGGAATAATTCTTCGTAAAGTTTTTCCCCCGGGCGTAACCCGGTATATTTGATGGCGATATCCCGATCCGGTTTCAAACCGGCCAGTTTGATCATCTGCCGCGCCAATTCCTGGATCTTTACGGGCTCACCCATATCGAGCACAAAAATCCCGCCTTTA
This genomic stretch from Candidatus Kirkpatrickella diaphorinae harbors:
- a CDS encoding DegT/DnrJ/EryC1/StrS family aminotransferase produces the protein MTQRREIAFLDLPRQRARLGEALTRRVDAVMAHCKFVLGPEVTELEERLAAYAGARHAIGVSSGTDALLAVLMGEGIGPGDAVFLPAFTYTATAEIVLLLGAVPVFVDVDARTFQIDPAHLEARIAATLRDGQWRPRAIIGVDLFGQPAPWDELKIIADRHKLTLVDDCAQAFGGSYKGRKLGREARATTLSFFPSKPLGGYGDGGAILTDDEGLASLYRSLRSHGEGQNRYDVQRIGLNARLDTLQAAVLLAKLDAFDAELARREAIARAYDAGLPEIIQTPQRVAGAQSAWAIYSILLPTMALRDSLQSWLKAHGIPSVVYYPKPLHRQPAYASYHNNEIPLPVSEKLGEIILSLPLHPELTDDEVRYIIDTTLEWSKERKT